A single window of Candidatus Woesearchaeota archaeon DNA harbors:
- a CDS encoding redox-regulated ATPase YchF: MLIGLVGKPSAGKSTFFKAATLANVDIANYPFTTIKPNHAVGYVRMDCVDKEFNKQCNPRVGYCLKHQRFVCVDLLDVAGLVPEAYLGKGKGNQFLNDLNQADVLIHIVDASGSVNAHGEPVDTLSYDPAQDIRFLEVELDMWYLQIIKNGWDKFVRQVQQEKTKVSRSIAKQLSAVRVTEALVDDAIKKFHLDPEKITNWTEEQLKQLASYFRQHTKPMLIAANKVDIPGADKNYERLVKEFPQYKIIPCSGDAELALREAAKHGIIDYIPGDASFTLLAPEKLNEKQKNALAFMQKNILDKHGSTGVQNVLNTAVFDLLGYFAVFPGGVNNLVDSQGRCLPDCFLLPPKSTALDFAFRIHTDIGNKFVRAVDVKTRISLGKEHVLKHRDVVEIMTSR; this comes from the coding sequence ATGCTTATCGGTCTTGTTGGAAAACCATCTGCTGGGAAATCAACGTTTTTCAAAGCAGCAACCCTTGCAAACGTGGATATCGCAAACTATCCTTTTACGACTATCAAACCAAATCACGCAGTCGGCTACGTTCGCATGGATTGTGTGGATAAAGAATTCAACAAACAATGCAATCCTCGGGTTGGGTATTGCTTGAAACACCAGCGTTTTGTTTGTGTGGATCTTCTCGATGTCGCAGGCCTTGTTCCAGAAGCATATTTGGGCAAAGGAAAAGGGAATCAATTTCTCAATGATTTAAACCAAGCAGATGTTCTTATTCACATTGTTGATGCGTCGGGTTCTGTCAACGCGCATGGAGAACCTGTTGATACACTCAGTTATGATCCTGCACAGGATATTCGCTTTTTGGAAGTTGAATTAGACATGTGGTACTTGCAAATTATCAAAAATGGGTGGGACAAATTTGTCAGACAAGTACAGCAAGAGAAGACAAAAGTGAGTCGTTCCATTGCAAAACAACTTTCTGCTGTTCGTGTGACTGAAGCACTCGTTGATGATGCAATAAAGAAATTTCATCTTGATCCTGAAAAAATTACGAATTGGACTGAAGAACAACTCAAACAACTTGCATCGTATTTTCGCCAGCACACAAAACCAATGCTCATCGCAGCAAACAAAGTAGATATTCCAGGCGCTGACAAAAATTATGAACGTCTTGTTAAAGAATTTCCGCAGTACAAAATAATTCCGTGCTCTGGCGATGCAGAATTAGCACTTCGTGAAGCAGCAAAACATGGCATCATTGATTATATTCCCGGAGACGCTTCTTTCACTCTTCTTGCTCCTGAAAAATTAAATGAAAAGCAGAAAAACGCTCTTGCATTCATGCAAAAAAATATCCTTGACAAACACGGAAGCACTGGTGTGCAAAACGTTTTGAACACTGCTGTGTTTGATCTTCTTGGCTATTTCGCTGTTTTTCCTGGTGGCGTGAACAATCTTGTTGATTCGCAGGGACGCTGCTTGCCGGACTGCTTTTTACTTCCACCAAAATCCACTGCGCTTGATTTTGCGTTTAGAATTCACACCGATATTGGAAACAAATTTGTCCGTGCAGTTGATGTCAAAACACGGATAAGTCTTGGAAAAGAACATGTCTTAAAACATCGCGATGTTGTAGAAATTATGACGAGTCGCTAG